In a single window of the Bactrocera dorsalis isolate Fly_Bdor chromosome 2, ASM2337382v1, whole genome shotgun sequence genome:
- the LOC105231907 gene encoding uncharacterized protein LOC105231907: protein MTEGDNSNALYDIIRKELNSIISENSASQPDDSKKGIKLDANEGTHSQLQKSAEAVDDGDIITKTSTPAEHLSTMLSSKILQLPSNESQSAIIDTDLQKMRYDLQQSYELFQTMGERFQAINFSSLKNRIKDMNLSKQDRTAKLNEEMKDILEKHYNNNTLNSLTTEMGEKFQNHPGEFGNIPELSEFFQTCSQLQHGLEQLKRQRNSISEITKRLSNATEASYTRIDHIYNIMKSTHSGQSQNLTEYQ, encoded by the exons ATGACAGAGGGCGATAATTCCAATGCACTTTACGATATCATACGGAAGGAACTGAATTCAATTATTAGTGAAAACAG tgCTTCACAACCAGATGATTCTAAGAAGGGTATAAAATTGGATGCTAATGAAGGTACACATTCACAGCTACAAAAGTCCGCAGAGGCTGTGGACGATGGTGATATCATAACAAAGACATCCACACCGGCTGAACATTTGTCAACTATGCTTTCTAGCAAAATTTTGCAGCTACCTTCCAATGAATCTCAAAGTGCAATTATTGATACCGACCTACAAAAGATGCGTTACGATTTACAACAAAGTTACGAGCTTTTTCAGACTATGGGCGAACGATTCCAAGCTATAAATTTTAGTTCACTCAAAAATCGCATTAAAGATATGAATCTTAGTAAACAGGATCGTACAGCAAAGTTAAACGAAGAAATGAAGGATATATTAGAAAaacattacaataataatacacTGAATAGTTTGACAACTGAAATgggtgaaaaatttcaaaaccatCCTGGCGAATTCGGAAATATACCGGAATTGAGTGAATTTTTCCAAACTTGCTCGCAGTTACAACATGGTTTAGAGCAACTTAAGCGTCAACGTAATTCCATTAGTGAAATAACAAAACGCCTTTCCAATGCTACAGAAGCCTCATATACACGTATAGATCATATTTATAACATAATGAAATCTACACATTCAGGACAGAGCCAAAACCTCACAGAATATCAATAA
- the LOC105231906 gene encoding C-terminal-binding protein isoform X1 codes for MDKNMMLPKRSRLDVKGTFANGPLQARPLVALLDGRDCSIEMPILKDVATVAFCDAQSTSEIHEKVLNEAVGALMWHTIILTKEDLEKFKALRIIVRIGSGTDNIDVKAAGELGIAVCNVPGYGVEEVADTTMCLILNLYRRTYWLANMVREGKKFTGPEQVREAAHGCARIRGDTLGLVGLGRIGSAVALRAKAFGFNVIFYDPYLPDGIDKSLGLTRVYTLQDLLFQSDCVSLHCTLNEHNHHLINEFTIKQMRPGAFLVNTARGGLVDDETLALALKQGRIRAAALDVHENEPYNVFQGALKDAPNLICTPHAAFFSDASATELREMAATEIRRAIVGNIPDVLRNCVNKEYFLRTPAVAAAAAAAAVYSEGLNGGYYATSGLQQAHSTTHDVPHSAAGSALIVPPPPSVVNPSPVPTVPSVHIPPQVGLQHGLVSSKSPLNAPDPNNHLSSASNIPEPSEVQ; via the exons atggataaaaatatgatGTTACCGAAGCGTTCACGCTTAGACGTGAAAGGCACATTCGCCAATGGTCCGTTGCAGGCACGTCCATTGGTTGCGTTACTTGATGGACGCGACTGTTCAATTGAAATGCCTATACTGAAAGATGTGGCCACAGTGGCCTTCTGCGACGCACAAAGTACATCCGAGATTCATGAAAAG GTTTTAAATGAAGCTGTCGGCGCACTAATGTGGCATACTATAATCCTTACAAAAGAGgatttggaaaaattcaaaGCTTTACGTATTATAGTGCGGATTGGTAGCGGTACGGACAATATCGATGTGAAAGCAGCGGGTGAACTAGGTATTGCCGTTTGTAATGTACCGGGTTATGGTGTTGAGGAAGTAGCAGATACAACAATGTGTTTGATATTGAATTTGTATCGAAGAACCTATTGGCTGGCGAATATGGTGCGCGAAGGCAAAAAATTCACTGGTCCTGAACAAGTTCGAGAAGCAGCGCat GGTTGCGCAAGGATTCGAGGAGATACCTTAGGACTTGTAGGACTTGGTCGCATTGGCAGCGCTGTCGCTTTGCGAGCAAAAGCATTTGGCTTTAATGTTATATTTTACGACCCCTATCTTCCGGATGGTATTGACAAATCGCTTGGTCTAACTCGTGTATACACCCTACAAGATTTGCTGTTTCAATCGGATTGTGTGTCGTTGCATTGTACACTCAACGAACACAACCACCACTTAATTAACGAATTCACAATTAAACAG aTGCGACCTGGTGCATTTTTGGTAAACACAGCACGAGGCGGGCTGGTTGATGACGAGACCTTGGCACTGGCTCTAAAACAAGGCAGAATAAGAGCTGCAGCTTTAGATGTGCACGAAAACGAGCCCTACAATGTATTCCAA GGAGCCCTTAAAGATGCTCCAAATCTTATATGTACACCACATGCAGCCTTCTTCAGCGATGCATCCGCAACCGAGTTGCGAGAAATGGCAGCAACGGAGATACGACGGGCAATAGTCGGCAATATTCCAGACGTCTTAAGGAATTGTGTTAATAAGGAATATTTCTTGCGAACACCAGctgtggctgctgctgctgcagctgcgGCAGTGTATTCAGAAG GATTAAATGGCGGATATTATGCAACGAGCGGACTGCAACAGGCCCACAGTACTACACATGATGTACCGCATAGTGCAGCTGGCAGTGCACTTATCGTTCCACCGCCGCCGTCGGTAGTGAATCCGTCGCCAGTTCCTACGGTGCCGTCGGTGCATATACCACCGCAAGTTGGACTACAACATGGACTTGTGAGTAGTAAATCG CCCCTGAATGCACCAGACCCTAATAACCATCTTTCGTCTGCTTCTAACATACCAGAGCCATCAGAGGTCCAATAG
- the LOC105231906 gene encoding C-terminal-binding protein isoform X3: MDKNMMLPKRSRLDVKGTFANGPLQARPLVALLDGRDCSIEMPILKDVATVAFCDAQSTSEIHEKVLNEAVGALMWHTIILTKEDLEKFKALRIIVRIGSGTDNIDVKAAGELGIAVCNVPGYGVEEVADTTMCLILNLYRRTYWLANMVREGKKFTGPEQVREAAHGCARIRGDTLGLVGLGRIGSAVALRAKAFGFNVIFYDPYLPDGIDKSLGLTRVYTLQDLLFQSDCVSLHCTLNEHNHHLINEFTIKQMRPGAFLVNTARGGLVDDETLALALKQGRIRAAALDVHENEPYNVFQGALKDAPNLICTPHAAFFSDASATELREMAATEIRRAIVGNIPDVLRNCVNKEYFLRTPAVAAAAAAAAVYSEGLNGGYYATSGLQQAHSTTHDVPHSAAGSALIVPPPPSVVNPSPVPTVPSVHIPPQVGLQHGLPLNAPDPNNHLSSASNIPEPSEVQ; the protein is encoded by the exons atggataaaaatatgatGTTACCGAAGCGTTCACGCTTAGACGTGAAAGGCACATTCGCCAATGGTCCGTTGCAGGCACGTCCATTGGTTGCGTTACTTGATGGACGCGACTGTTCAATTGAAATGCCTATACTGAAAGATGTGGCCACAGTGGCCTTCTGCGACGCACAAAGTACATCCGAGATTCATGAAAAG GTTTTAAATGAAGCTGTCGGCGCACTAATGTGGCATACTATAATCCTTACAAAAGAGgatttggaaaaattcaaaGCTTTACGTATTATAGTGCGGATTGGTAGCGGTACGGACAATATCGATGTGAAAGCAGCGGGTGAACTAGGTATTGCCGTTTGTAATGTACCGGGTTATGGTGTTGAGGAAGTAGCAGATACAACAATGTGTTTGATATTGAATTTGTATCGAAGAACCTATTGGCTGGCGAATATGGTGCGCGAAGGCAAAAAATTCACTGGTCCTGAACAAGTTCGAGAAGCAGCGCat GGTTGCGCAAGGATTCGAGGAGATACCTTAGGACTTGTAGGACTTGGTCGCATTGGCAGCGCTGTCGCTTTGCGAGCAAAAGCATTTGGCTTTAATGTTATATTTTACGACCCCTATCTTCCGGATGGTATTGACAAATCGCTTGGTCTAACTCGTGTATACACCCTACAAGATTTGCTGTTTCAATCGGATTGTGTGTCGTTGCATTGTACACTCAACGAACACAACCACCACTTAATTAACGAATTCACAATTAAACAG aTGCGACCTGGTGCATTTTTGGTAAACACAGCACGAGGCGGGCTGGTTGATGACGAGACCTTGGCACTGGCTCTAAAACAAGGCAGAATAAGAGCTGCAGCTTTAGATGTGCACGAAAACGAGCCCTACAATGTATTCCAA GGAGCCCTTAAAGATGCTCCAAATCTTATATGTACACCACATGCAGCCTTCTTCAGCGATGCATCCGCAACCGAGTTGCGAGAAATGGCAGCAACGGAGATACGACGGGCAATAGTCGGCAATATTCCAGACGTCTTAAGGAATTGTGTTAATAAGGAATATTTCTTGCGAACACCAGctgtggctgctgctgctgcagctgcgGCAGTGTATTCAGAAG GATTAAATGGCGGATATTATGCAACGAGCGGACTGCAACAGGCCCACAGTACTACACATGATGTACCGCATAGTGCAGCTGGCAGTGCACTTATCGTTCCACCGCCGCCGTCGGTAGTGAATCCGTCGCCAGTTCCTACGGTGCCGTCGGTGCATATACCACCGCAAGTTGGACTACAACATGGACTT CCCCTGAATGCACCAGACCCTAATAACCATCTTTCGTCTGCTTCTAACATACCAGAGCCATCAGAGGTCCAATAG
- the LOC105231906 gene encoding C-terminal-binding protein isoform X5 produces the protein MDKNMMLPKRSRLDVKGTFANGPLQARPLVALLDGRDCSIEMPILKDVATVAFCDAQSTSEIHEKVLNEAVGALMWHTIILTKEDLEKFKALRIIVRIGSGTDNIDVKAAGELGIAVCNVPGYGVEEVADTTMCLILNLYRRTYWLANMVREGKKFTGPEQVREAAHGCARIRGDTLGLVGLGRIGSAVALRAKAFGFNVIFYDPYLPDGIDKSLGLTRVYTLQDLLFQSDCVSLHCTLNEHNHHLINEFTIKQMRPGAFLVNTARGGLVDDETLALALKQGRIRAAALDVHENEPYNVFQGALKDAPNLICTPHAAFFSDASATELREMAATEIRRAIVGNIPDVLRNCVNKEYFLRTPAVAAAAAAAAVYSEGKLQILSNPEK, from the exons atggataaaaatatgatGTTACCGAAGCGTTCACGCTTAGACGTGAAAGGCACATTCGCCAATGGTCCGTTGCAGGCACGTCCATTGGTTGCGTTACTTGATGGACGCGACTGTTCAATTGAAATGCCTATACTGAAAGATGTGGCCACAGTGGCCTTCTGCGACGCACAAAGTACATCCGAGATTCATGAAAAG GTTTTAAATGAAGCTGTCGGCGCACTAATGTGGCATACTATAATCCTTACAAAAGAGgatttggaaaaattcaaaGCTTTACGTATTATAGTGCGGATTGGTAGCGGTACGGACAATATCGATGTGAAAGCAGCGGGTGAACTAGGTATTGCCGTTTGTAATGTACCGGGTTATGGTGTTGAGGAAGTAGCAGATACAACAATGTGTTTGATATTGAATTTGTATCGAAGAACCTATTGGCTGGCGAATATGGTGCGCGAAGGCAAAAAATTCACTGGTCCTGAACAAGTTCGAGAAGCAGCGCat GGTTGCGCAAGGATTCGAGGAGATACCTTAGGACTTGTAGGACTTGGTCGCATTGGCAGCGCTGTCGCTTTGCGAGCAAAAGCATTTGGCTTTAATGTTATATTTTACGACCCCTATCTTCCGGATGGTATTGACAAATCGCTTGGTCTAACTCGTGTATACACCCTACAAGATTTGCTGTTTCAATCGGATTGTGTGTCGTTGCATTGTACACTCAACGAACACAACCACCACTTAATTAACGAATTCACAATTAAACAG aTGCGACCTGGTGCATTTTTGGTAAACACAGCACGAGGCGGGCTGGTTGATGACGAGACCTTGGCACTGGCTCTAAAACAAGGCAGAATAAGAGCTGCAGCTTTAGATGTGCACGAAAACGAGCCCTACAATGTATTCCAA GGAGCCCTTAAAGATGCTCCAAATCTTATATGTACACCACATGCAGCCTTCTTCAGCGATGCATCCGCAACCGAGTTGCGAGAAATGGCAGCAACGGAGATACGACGGGCAATAGTCGGCAATATTCCAGACGTCTTAAGGAATTGTGTTAATAAGGAATATTTCTTGCGAACACCAGctgtggctgctgctgctgcagctgcgGCAGTGTATTCAGAAGgtaaactacaaatattatcAAATCCAGAAAAGtga
- the LOC105231906 gene encoding C-terminal-binding protein isoform X6 encodes MDKNMMLPKRSRLDVKGTFANGPLQARPLVALLDGRDCSIEMPILKDVATVAFCDAQSTSEIHEKVLNEAVGALMWHTIILTKEDLEKFKALRIIVRIGSGTDNIDVKAAGELGIAVCNVPGYGVEEVADTTMCLILNLYRRTYWLANMVREGKKFTGPEQVREAAHGCARIRGDTLGLVGLGRIGSAVALRAKAFGFNVIFYDPYLPDGIDKSLGLTRVYTLQDLLFQSDCVSLHCTLNEHNHHLINEFTIKQMRPGAFLVNTARGGLVDDETLALALKQGRIRAAALDVHENEPYNGALKDAPNLICTPHAAFFSDASATELREMAATEIRRAIVGNIPDVLRNCVNKEYFLRTPAVAAAAAAAAVYSEGKLQILSNPEK; translated from the exons atggataaaaatatgatGTTACCGAAGCGTTCACGCTTAGACGTGAAAGGCACATTCGCCAATGGTCCGTTGCAGGCACGTCCATTGGTTGCGTTACTTGATGGACGCGACTGTTCAATTGAAATGCCTATACTGAAAGATGTGGCCACAGTGGCCTTCTGCGACGCACAAAGTACATCCGAGATTCATGAAAAG GTTTTAAATGAAGCTGTCGGCGCACTAATGTGGCATACTATAATCCTTACAAAAGAGgatttggaaaaattcaaaGCTTTACGTATTATAGTGCGGATTGGTAGCGGTACGGACAATATCGATGTGAAAGCAGCGGGTGAACTAGGTATTGCCGTTTGTAATGTACCGGGTTATGGTGTTGAGGAAGTAGCAGATACAACAATGTGTTTGATATTGAATTTGTATCGAAGAACCTATTGGCTGGCGAATATGGTGCGCGAAGGCAAAAAATTCACTGGTCCTGAACAAGTTCGAGAAGCAGCGCat GGTTGCGCAAGGATTCGAGGAGATACCTTAGGACTTGTAGGACTTGGTCGCATTGGCAGCGCTGTCGCTTTGCGAGCAAAAGCATTTGGCTTTAATGTTATATTTTACGACCCCTATCTTCCGGATGGTATTGACAAATCGCTTGGTCTAACTCGTGTATACACCCTACAAGATTTGCTGTTTCAATCGGATTGTGTGTCGTTGCATTGTACACTCAACGAACACAACCACCACTTAATTAACGAATTCACAATTAAACAG aTGCGACCTGGTGCATTTTTGGTAAACACAGCACGAGGCGGGCTGGTTGATGACGAGACCTTGGCACTGGCTCTAAAACAAGGCAGAATAAGAGCTGCAGCTTTAGATGTGCACGAAAACGAGCCCTACAAT GGAGCCCTTAAAGATGCTCCAAATCTTATATGTACACCACATGCAGCCTTCTTCAGCGATGCATCCGCAACCGAGTTGCGAGAAATGGCAGCAACGGAGATACGACGGGCAATAGTCGGCAATATTCCAGACGTCTTAAGGAATTGTGTTAATAAGGAATATTTCTTGCGAACACCAGctgtggctgctgctgctgcagctgcgGCAGTGTATTCAGAAGgtaaactacaaatattatcAAATCCAGAAAAGtga
- the LOC105231906 gene encoding C-terminal-binding protein isoform X4 — translation MDKNMMLPKRSRLDVKGTFANGPLQARPLVALLDGRDCSIEMPILKDVATVAFCDAQSTSEIHEKVLNEAVGALMWHTIILTKEDLEKFKALRIIVRIGSGTDNIDVKAAGELGIAVCNVPGYGVEEVADTTMCLILNLYRRTYWLANMVREGKKFTGPEQVREAAHGCARIRGDTLGLVGLGRIGSAVALRAKAFGFNVIFYDPYLPDGIDKSLGLTRVYTLQDLLFQSDCVSLHCTLNEHNHHLINEFTIKQMRPGAFLVNTARGGLVDDETLALALKQGRIRAAALDVHENEPYNGALKDAPNLICTPHAAFFSDASATELREMAATEIRRAIVGNIPDVLRNCVNKEYFLRTPAVAAAAAAAAVYSEGLNGGYYATSGLQQAHSTTHDVPHSAAGSALIVPPPPSVVNPSPVPTVPSVHIPPQVGLQHGLPLNAPDPNNHLSSASNIPEPSEVQ, via the exons atggataaaaatatgatGTTACCGAAGCGTTCACGCTTAGACGTGAAAGGCACATTCGCCAATGGTCCGTTGCAGGCACGTCCATTGGTTGCGTTACTTGATGGACGCGACTGTTCAATTGAAATGCCTATACTGAAAGATGTGGCCACAGTGGCCTTCTGCGACGCACAAAGTACATCCGAGATTCATGAAAAG GTTTTAAATGAAGCTGTCGGCGCACTAATGTGGCATACTATAATCCTTACAAAAGAGgatttggaaaaattcaaaGCTTTACGTATTATAGTGCGGATTGGTAGCGGTACGGACAATATCGATGTGAAAGCAGCGGGTGAACTAGGTATTGCCGTTTGTAATGTACCGGGTTATGGTGTTGAGGAAGTAGCAGATACAACAATGTGTTTGATATTGAATTTGTATCGAAGAACCTATTGGCTGGCGAATATGGTGCGCGAAGGCAAAAAATTCACTGGTCCTGAACAAGTTCGAGAAGCAGCGCat GGTTGCGCAAGGATTCGAGGAGATACCTTAGGACTTGTAGGACTTGGTCGCATTGGCAGCGCTGTCGCTTTGCGAGCAAAAGCATTTGGCTTTAATGTTATATTTTACGACCCCTATCTTCCGGATGGTATTGACAAATCGCTTGGTCTAACTCGTGTATACACCCTACAAGATTTGCTGTTTCAATCGGATTGTGTGTCGTTGCATTGTACACTCAACGAACACAACCACCACTTAATTAACGAATTCACAATTAAACAG aTGCGACCTGGTGCATTTTTGGTAAACACAGCACGAGGCGGGCTGGTTGATGACGAGACCTTGGCACTGGCTCTAAAACAAGGCAGAATAAGAGCTGCAGCTTTAGATGTGCACGAAAACGAGCCCTACAAT GGAGCCCTTAAAGATGCTCCAAATCTTATATGTACACCACATGCAGCCTTCTTCAGCGATGCATCCGCAACCGAGTTGCGAGAAATGGCAGCAACGGAGATACGACGGGCAATAGTCGGCAATATTCCAGACGTCTTAAGGAATTGTGTTAATAAGGAATATTTCTTGCGAACACCAGctgtggctgctgctgctgcagctgcgGCAGTGTATTCAGAAG GATTAAATGGCGGATATTATGCAACGAGCGGACTGCAACAGGCCCACAGTACTACACATGATGTACCGCATAGTGCAGCTGGCAGTGCACTTATCGTTCCACCGCCGCCGTCGGTAGTGAATCCGTCGCCAGTTCCTACGGTGCCGTCGGTGCATATACCACCGCAAGTTGGACTACAACATGGACTT CCCCTGAATGCACCAGACCCTAATAACCATCTTTCGTCTGCTTCTAACATACCAGAGCCATCAGAGGTCCAATAG
- the LOC105231906 gene encoding C-terminal-binding protein isoform X2, translated as MDKNMMLPKRSRLDVKGTFANGPLQARPLVALLDGRDCSIEMPILKDVATVAFCDAQSTSEIHEKVLNEAVGALMWHTIILTKEDLEKFKALRIIVRIGSGTDNIDVKAAGELGIAVCNVPGYGVEEVADTTMCLILNLYRRTYWLANMVREGKKFTGPEQVREAAHGCARIRGDTLGLVGLGRIGSAVALRAKAFGFNVIFYDPYLPDGIDKSLGLTRVYTLQDLLFQSDCVSLHCTLNEHNHHLINEFTIKQMRPGAFLVNTARGGLVDDETLALALKQGRIRAAALDVHENEPYNGALKDAPNLICTPHAAFFSDASATELREMAATEIRRAIVGNIPDVLRNCVNKEYFLRTPAVAAAAAAAAVYSEGLNGGYYATSGLQQAHSTTHDVPHSAAGSALIVPPPPSVVNPSPVPTVPSVHIPPQVGLQHGLVSSKSPLNAPDPNNHLSSASNIPEPSEVQ; from the exons atggataaaaatatgatGTTACCGAAGCGTTCACGCTTAGACGTGAAAGGCACATTCGCCAATGGTCCGTTGCAGGCACGTCCATTGGTTGCGTTACTTGATGGACGCGACTGTTCAATTGAAATGCCTATACTGAAAGATGTGGCCACAGTGGCCTTCTGCGACGCACAAAGTACATCCGAGATTCATGAAAAG GTTTTAAATGAAGCTGTCGGCGCACTAATGTGGCATACTATAATCCTTACAAAAGAGgatttggaaaaattcaaaGCTTTACGTATTATAGTGCGGATTGGTAGCGGTACGGACAATATCGATGTGAAAGCAGCGGGTGAACTAGGTATTGCCGTTTGTAATGTACCGGGTTATGGTGTTGAGGAAGTAGCAGATACAACAATGTGTTTGATATTGAATTTGTATCGAAGAACCTATTGGCTGGCGAATATGGTGCGCGAAGGCAAAAAATTCACTGGTCCTGAACAAGTTCGAGAAGCAGCGCat GGTTGCGCAAGGATTCGAGGAGATACCTTAGGACTTGTAGGACTTGGTCGCATTGGCAGCGCTGTCGCTTTGCGAGCAAAAGCATTTGGCTTTAATGTTATATTTTACGACCCCTATCTTCCGGATGGTATTGACAAATCGCTTGGTCTAACTCGTGTATACACCCTACAAGATTTGCTGTTTCAATCGGATTGTGTGTCGTTGCATTGTACACTCAACGAACACAACCACCACTTAATTAACGAATTCACAATTAAACAG aTGCGACCTGGTGCATTTTTGGTAAACACAGCACGAGGCGGGCTGGTTGATGACGAGACCTTGGCACTGGCTCTAAAACAAGGCAGAATAAGAGCTGCAGCTTTAGATGTGCACGAAAACGAGCCCTACAAT GGAGCCCTTAAAGATGCTCCAAATCTTATATGTACACCACATGCAGCCTTCTTCAGCGATGCATCCGCAACCGAGTTGCGAGAAATGGCAGCAACGGAGATACGACGGGCAATAGTCGGCAATATTCCAGACGTCTTAAGGAATTGTGTTAATAAGGAATATTTCTTGCGAACACCAGctgtggctgctgctgctgcagctgcgGCAGTGTATTCAGAAG GATTAAATGGCGGATATTATGCAACGAGCGGACTGCAACAGGCCCACAGTACTACACATGATGTACCGCATAGTGCAGCTGGCAGTGCACTTATCGTTCCACCGCCGCCGTCGGTAGTGAATCCGTCGCCAGTTCCTACGGTGCCGTCGGTGCATATACCACCGCAAGTTGGACTACAACATGGACTTGTGAGTAGTAAATCG CCCCTGAATGCACCAGACCCTAATAACCATCTTTCGTCTGCTTCTAACATACCAGAGCCATCAGAGGTCCAATAG
- the LOC105231906 gene encoding C-terminal-binding protein isoform X7, translating into MDKNMMLPKRSRLDVKGTFANGPLQARPLVALLDGRDCSIEMPILKDVATVAFCDAQSTSEIHEKVLNEAVGALMWHTIILTKEDLEKFKALRIIVRIGSGTDNIDVKAAGELGIAVCNVPGYGVEEVADTTMCLILNLYRRTYWLANMVREGKKFTGPEQVREAAHGCARIRGDTLGLVGLGRIGSAVALRAKAFGFNVIFYDPYLPDGIDKSLGLTRVYTLQDLLFQSDCVSLHCTLNEHNHHLINEFTIKQMRPGAFLVNTARGGLVDDETLALALKQGRIRAAALDVHENEPYNVFQGALKDAPNLICTPHAAFFSDASATELREMAATEIRRAIVGNIPDVLRNCVNKEYFLRTPAVAAAAAAAAVYSEAPECTRP; encoded by the exons atggataaaaatatgatGTTACCGAAGCGTTCACGCTTAGACGTGAAAGGCACATTCGCCAATGGTCCGTTGCAGGCACGTCCATTGGTTGCGTTACTTGATGGACGCGACTGTTCAATTGAAATGCCTATACTGAAAGATGTGGCCACAGTGGCCTTCTGCGACGCACAAAGTACATCCGAGATTCATGAAAAG GTTTTAAATGAAGCTGTCGGCGCACTAATGTGGCATACTATAATCCTTACAAAAGAGgatttggaaaaattcaaaGCTTTACGTATTATAGTGCGGATTGGTAGCGGTACGGACAATATCGATGTGAAAGCAGCGGGTGAACTAGGTATTGCCGTTTGTAATGTACCGGGTTATGGTGTTGAGGAAGTAGCAGATACAACAATGTGTTTGATATTGAATTTGTATCGAAGAACCTATTGGCTGGCGAATATGGTGCGCGAAGGCAAAAAATTCACTGGTCCTGAACAAGTTCGAGAAGCAGCGCat GGTTGCGCAAGGATTCGAGGAGATACCTTAGGACTTGTAGGACTTGGTCGCATTGGCAGCGCTGTCGCTTTGCGAGCAAAAGCATTTGGCTTTAATGTTATATTTTACGACCCCTATCTTCCGGATGGTATTGACAAATCGCTTGGTCTAACTCGTGTATACACCCTACAAGATTTGCTGTTTCAATCGGATTGTGTGTCGTTGCATTGTACACTCAACGAACACAACCACCACTTAATTAACGAATTCACAATTAAACAG aTGCGACCTGGTGCATTTTTGGTAAACACAGCACGAGGCGGGCTGGTTGATGACGAGACCTTGGCACTGGCTCTAAAACAAGGCAGAATAAGAGCTGCAGCTTTAGATGTGCACGAAAACGAGCCCTACAATGTATTCCAA GGAGCCCTTAAAGATGCTCCAAATCTTATATGTACACCACATGCAGCCTTCTTCAGCGATGCATCCGCAACCGAGTTGCGAGAAATGGCAGCAACGGAGATACGACGGGCAATAGTCGGCAATATTCCAGACGTCTTAAGGAATTGTGTTAATAAGGAATATTTCTTGCGAACACCAGctgtggctgctgctgctgcagctgcgGCAGTGTATTCAGAAG CCCCTGAATGCACCAGACCCTAA